A window from Tachyglossus aculeatus isolate mTacAcu1 chromosome 20, mTacAcu1.pri, whole genome shotgun sequence encodes these proteins:
- the LOC119941281 gene encoding olfactory receptor 2T2-like — protein MGGEVGLLNNDGLLTILSILINLTFIVTLTENSAMMVLIYIDSQLHTPMNFLLRHLSLMDAKYSCTTVPKMMVDKLTGQKSTSFWGCISQIFLYWTLLRAECFLLGPMVYDRYVAIGHALCYAVLMNQRRCIQVAAGSWLLGGADGFLNTPLVMSFPYCASRVINNFFYEVLALLKLSSSVAVSCVDISVYESVMYVCCVLMFSVLFALITFCYGRIVAFVLGMRSAHAWKNTLATCS, from the exons atgggtggggagg TGGGGCTCCTCAACAATGACGGACTTCtcaccattctctccatcttgATTAACCTCACCTTCATCGTGACCCTGACTGAAAATTCGGCAATGATGGTCCTCATCTACATcgactcccagctccacaccccCATGAATTTCCTGCTCAGACACCTCTCCCTCATGGATGCCAAGTACAGCTGCACAACTGTGCCCAAGATGATGGTGGACAAGTTGACCGGGCAGAAGTCCACTTCCTTCTGGGGTTGTATTTCTCAGATCTTCCTGTACTGGACCCTGCTGAGAGCCGAATGCTTCCTCCTGGGCCCCATGGTCTACGACAGATACGTGGCTATCGGCCACGCTCTATGCTATGCGGTCCTCATGAACCAAAGGAGGTGCATCCAGGTGGCAGCGGGCTCCTGGCTCTTGGGAGGGGCAGATGGCTTCCTGAACACCCCCTTAGTCATGAGCTTCCCCTACTGTGCGTCAAGAGTCATCAACAACTTCTTCTACGAAGTCCTTGCCCTGCTGAAgctctcatcatc agtagcggtcTCCTGTGTCGACATATCGGTCTACGAGTCTGTGATGTATGTCTGCTGCGTCTTGATGTTCTCAGTGCTCTTTGCCCTCATCACCTTCTGCTATGGCCGGATCGTGGCCTTCGTGCTGGGCATGCGCTCGGCTCATGCCTGGAAGAATACCTTGGCCACCtgctcttaa